In Zobellia roscoffensis, the following are encoded in one genomic region:
- a CDS encoding hybrid sensor histidine kinase/response regulator transcription factor, translating into MLLSNDISLTIGRISAIESYGQTNFNQIGLTILTLFFSLFATSQTETYFQHLDSNDGLSQNDVLTIHQDTYGYIWIGTDDGLNRYDGRNFKKFKPSPKNPYSLSGNLISTIAEDSLGNLWIGTSGYGINFYKRNTGKFYSFMTGETNTSGLGSDFIKEIIVDSKNRLWIRTDKSLQVAQNASDFENLSFNSVFTENHHILKVKPTALLEDQEGALWIGTPSGIFKTDSKDNGEIPQFMQVYRDTNMIRAITQSPSGQIVFATSSSTYSSIESKNGHDLQFKKIGDQSFIKMVVDSKNRLWGGTKNGLDKYLIKADTLLFKKHHDNSFENKASLSSNYVRSLLIDKTGVLWVGTFGTGINKLDLNGKQFNHYLGDLRSGTLGHNIVKSIYEDSNGTLWFGSRGGLSMLLKSESDSTFTHFRQIKEINSAFFMNEIQIGSQKILELGNSGSQGVYQIDITTPSENPKIKFSNKTESTVFTMCTDRFGQVWYGTYTKGLFRAKEAPYETLENFDSTYNFSSKIIRNIIEDSKGNLWVGTGKGLNKLPADQLQDENPQFKYYSVIENDSTSISNNYILPIFESSKGTIWIGTLGGGLNKLINDETTGKEYFKSYTEADGLPNNVIKSIEEDNEGNLWISTNNGISKFNPLNETFKNYDVEDGLQSNEFEELTSLKKSDGELIFGGVNGFNAFYPRTIKQNTIPPEIHIDRFLLNNKLVSPNKKTDGKEILDHTILTSNKINLNYNENNISLGFSALHFSSPNKNEYQYRLKGFQDDWIEAPSNRNLVTYTNLEPGTYSFEVKAANSDGFWNLKPDVLQIIIAPPFWKTTWAYALYTFLAILLLYAFGKFTLIRIEEKHQLTMNHLTKQKADELNKMKMEFFTNVSHEFRTPLSLINGPLQFLEKNNDIIESKERLNQYRLMQKNSSLLLRLVNQLLDFQKIEQKKMVLEVGYFNILKNINEIKESFDFLATNRSIHFSFISDQDELITWFSPDALEKVMNNLLSNAFKFTPDGGEISIVLSNVSKDIDNQKEEFIKIEVRDNGNGISSSSLEKIFDRFFNDDSAENRNTYGMGIGLALTKSLVQRHHGEIIVEKGTRKGANFIFFFPKKFDFYKDDKIIGAESTKAMVHPNLDHLKEVNFETKEGDEMTSANEKPLLLVVEDNADLRTFIKSGLYKKYEILEAENGQQGLEILKAQTPNIIISDIMMPTMDGISFAREIKKQVEYNHIPIVFLTAKTDDDSQLEGLKIGVDDYLTKPFNLEHLEVKLNNIMKYRKDLRSYMQREVSLSPSEIEVTSPDQEFLNQVIELLEMNIMDAEFNAESLTAALAMSRSAVYNKFKEFTGLSTGEFIRRFRLKRAKQLLETTDLTVKEILYMSGFNTASYFTKCFKKVYGELPKEYQASRRQEVKPTNESIS; encoded by the coding sequence ATGTTGCTTTCCAACGATATCTCACTAACCATAGGTCGTATATCGGCTATTGAAAGTTACGGACAAACCAATTTCAACCAAATTGGCCTTACTATATTGACCCTATTCTTCTCTTTGTTTGCTACTTCCCAAACAGAGACCTATTTTCAACATTTAGATAGTAATGACGGACTTTCACAAAATGACGTTCTTACTATTCACCAAGATACTTATGGCTACATTTGGATAGGTACCGATGATGGTCTAAACCGTTATGATGGACGTAACTTTAAAAAGTTCAAACCTTCTCCTAAAAACCCGTATTCTTTAAGTGGCAATTTAATAAGTACCATAGCGGAAGACTCTTTGGGCAACCTTTGGATTGGCACCTCTGGCTACGGCATTAATTTTTACAAAAGAAATACTGGTAAATTCTACTCCTTTATGACGGGGGAAACCAATACTAGCGGACTTGGTTCTGATTTTATAAAAGAGATAATTGTTGACTCCAAAAACAGGCTATGGATTAGGACCGATAAAAGCTTACAGGTCGCACAGAATGCATCTGATTTTGAAAATCTTAGCTTTAATTCCGTTTTTACTGAAAATCATCATATCCTTAAAGTAAAACCCACTGCATTGCTTGAAGATCAAGAAGGTGCCCTGTGGATCGGCACTCCTTCTGGAATTTTTAAAACTGACTCAAAAGACAATGGTGAGATTCCACAGTTCATGCAAGTATATAGAGACACAAATATGATACGGGCCATTACTCAAAGTCCATCTGGTCAAATTGTATTTGCTACCTCTAGTAGTACTTATTCCAGTATAGAGTCAAAAAATGGTCATGATTTACAATTCAAGAAAATAGGTGATCAATCCTTTATAAAAATGGTTGTTGACTCCAAAAATAGGCTTTGGGGCGGAACCAAAAACGGATTGGACAAATACCTCATAAAAGCAGACACTCTACTATTTAAAAAGCATCACGATAACAGTTTTGAAAATAAAGCAAGCCTGAGCTCCAACTACGTCCGGTCTTTACTCATAGATAAAACCGGGGTACTTTGGGTTGGAACTTTTGGAACAGGTATTAATAAATTAGACCTAAACGGCAAGCAGTTTAACCATTACTTGGGAGATTTACGTTCAGGAACATTAGGGCATAACATTGTAAAATCTATTTATGAAGACAGTAATGGCACGCTATGGTTTGGTTCTAGAGGTGGGTTAAGTATGCTGTTAAAAAGCGAAAGTGATAGTACTTTTACCCATTTTAGACAAATAAAGGAAATTAACTCTGCCTTTTTCATGAATGAAATTCAAATAGGTAGTCAAAAAATATTAGAGCTAGGTAACTCTGGTTCTCAAGGTGTCTACCAAATAGATATTACTACTCCTTCTGAAAATCCAAAAATAAAATTCAGTAATAAAACTGAATCTACGGTTTTTACTATGTGCACAGACAGGTTTGGGCAAGTTTGGTATGGCACTTATACCAAAGGCCTCTTTCGTGCAAAAGAAGCACCATATGAAACATTGGAAAATTTTGATAGTACTTATAATTTTTCAAGCAAAATCATCCGAAACATAATTGAAGACAGTAAGGGCAATCTTTGGGTAGGAACAGGAAAGGGTCTAAATAAACTCCCCGCAGATCAACTACAAGACGAAAATCCACAATTTAAATATTACTCCGTAATTGAAAATGACTCAACTAGCATAAGTAATAATTACATCCTACCTATTTTTGAAAGTTCAAAAGGTACCATCTGGATTGGAACATTGGGAGGCGGACTAAACAAACTCATTAATGATGAGACCACTGGTAAAGAATATTTTAAATCTTATACTGAAGCAGATGGCTTACCCAACAACGTAATAAAAAGTATTGAAGAGGATAATGAGGGTAATCTCTGGATATCAACCAACAATGGCATTTCAAAATTTAACCCTTTAAATGAAACGTTTAAAAATTATGATGTTGAAGACGGTCTACAGAGCAATGAATTTGAAGAATTAACCTCCTTAAAAAAATCTGATGGCGAACTTATTTTTGGTGGTGTAAACGGTTTTAATGCCTTTTACCCAAGGACTATAAAGCAAAACACCATTCCTCCAGAGATTCATATAGACCGTTTTTTATTGAATAACAAATTAGTGTCTCCCAACAAAAAAACAGACGGTAAAGAAATTTTAGACCATACTATTTTAACTTCAAATAAAATAAACCTTAACTATAACGAGAATAATATTTCATTGGGGTTCTCCGCGCTTCATTTTTCATCACCTAATAAAAACGAATATCAGTATCGGTTAAAAGGTTTTCAGGACGATTGGATAGAAGCTCCAAGTAATAGAAATTTGGTTACATACACCAATTTAGAACCAGGCACTTACAGCTTTGAAGTAAAAGCGGCCAATAGCGATGGATTTTGGAACTTAAAACCAGACGTGTTACAAATAATTATTGCTCCTCCTTTCTGGAAAACAACTTGGGCGTATGCCCTCTATACGTTCCTCGCCATTTTGCTCCTCTACGCTTTTGGTAAATTTACTTTGATTAGAATTGAGGAGAAACATCAACTTACGATGAACCACCTTACCAAACAAAAAGCAGATGAACTCAATAAAATGAAAATGGAGTTTTTTACCAATGTTTCACACGAGTTCAGAACCCCACTTTCCTTGATAAACGGACCTTTACAGTTCTTAGAAAAGAACAATGATATTATAGAGTCTAAAGAACGCTTAAACCAATATAGGCTCATGCAGAAGAACTCTTCTTTACTGTTACGCCTTGTAAACCAATTGCTAGATTTTCAGAAAATTGAACAAAAGAAAATGGTTCTTGAGGTGGGATATTTCAATATTCTGAAGAACATAAATGAGATTAAAGAATCTTTTGATTTCCTAGCCACTAACCGATCTATTCATTTTTCCTTTATTTCTGACCAAGACGAACTAATTACCTGGTTTAGCCCAGATGCATTAGAAAAAGTCATGAACAACTTACTTTCCAATGCCTTTAAATTCACACCAGATGGCGGTGAAATATCTATTGTATTAAGCAACGTATCCAAAGACATTGATAATCAAAAAGAAGAGTTTATTAAAATTGAAGTCAGAGATAATGGCAACGGTATTTCATCCTCAAGTCTAGAAAAAATATTTGACCGATTCTTTAATGACGACAGTGCCGAAAATAGAAACACCTATGGTATGGGCATTGGTCTTGCCCTAACTAAAAGTCTCGTGCAACGCCATCATGGGGAAATCATAGTAGAAAAAGGAACCAGAAAAGGAGCCAATTTTATTTTCTTCTTTCCAAAGAAATTTGATTTTTACAAAGACGATAAAATTATTGGGGCTGAATCTACAAAGGCAATGGTACACCCTAATTTAGACCACCTAAAAGAAGTGAATTTTGAAACGAAAGAAGGTGATGAGATGACTTCAGCTAATGAAAAACCCCTTCTTTTAGTAGTTGAAGATAATGCTGACCTGAGAACCTTCATTAAAAGCGGACTTTATAAAAAATATGAAATACTTGAAGCCGAAAATGGTCAACAAGGACTTGAGATATTAAAAGCACAAACACCTAATATTATCATTAGCGATATCATGATGCCTACTATGGATGGAATATCTTTCGCTAGAGAGATAAAAAAACAAGTAGAATACAATCATATTCCCATTGTTTTTCTAACTGCCAAAACGGACGACGACAGTCAACTGGAGGGTCTTAAAATAGGTGTTGACGATTACCTCACTAAACCTTTCAACTTGGAGCACTTAGAAGTGAAATTGAATAACATTATGAAGTACCGCAAAGACTTAAGAAGCTATATGCAGCGGGAAGTTTCACTTTCTCCTAGTGAAATTGAAGTTACTTCTCCTGATCAGGAATTTTTGAATCAGGTTATTGAACTGTTGGAAATGAATATTATGGATGCCGAGTTCAATGCAGAATCACTTACAGCTGCCCTTGCCATGAGCCGTAGTGCCGTTTACAATAAATTTAAAGAGTTTACCGGTCTTTCTACTGGCGAATTTATTAGACGTTTTAGATTAAAAAGAGCGAAGCAGTTATTGGAAACTACAGATCTTACTGTTAAAGAGATTCTCTATATGTCAGGTTTTAATACAGCCTCCTATTTTACCAAATGCTTCAAAAAAGTCTATGGAGAATTACCAAAAGAATACCAAGCATCAAGAAGGCAAGAGGTCAAACCTACAAACGAATCAATATCGTAG
- a CDS encoding chaperone modulator CbpM, whose translation MQQQEYVSITEFCNGHSISTAVITQLNEYGLVSIIERSDSLYIPLEELPKTEKMLRLHTDLNINLEGVEVVTRLLERIEQTNEEMIKLKNKLSLYE comes from the coding sequence ATGCAACAACAAGAATATGTGTCGATAACCGAATTTTGTAATGGCCATAGTATTTCCACAGCGGTTATAACTCAATTGAACGAATATGGCCTTGTTAGCATTATTGAACGTAGTGATAGTTTGTATATACCATTGGAAGAACTTCCAAAGACTGAAAAAATGCTGAGATTGCACACAGATTTAAATATAAACCTTGAAGGTGTAGAGGTCGTTACACGGCTTTTGGAACGGATAGAACAAACTAATGAAGAAATGATAAAGCTTAAGAATAAACTCAGTTTATATGAGTAG
- a CDS encoding RagB/SusD family nutrient uptake outer membrane protein, with translation MKTTITKRLLFILAPMLAILGCSDDFLEQTNPNQISTETFWKDNKDLEQGLIATYKGFANANTINLVGELARTDLAWSSGYQRPNNTNEYYLQVFNDASSVPNNKWSANYTAIFRANQVIEAAAALEETYTTEKEKEDGLIILAQARFLRGYMYFNLYNSYNGGAVPIYDFVPIEESEFYQSVSSAEDVKNFYIEDLLFAADNLPIKWEGNDQGRVTAGAAIAVLGQSFLYEGDYEGASVLFKSLIDNFGYSLTPNIGSNFTTMDEFNEESILEVGYSLEFKNELGPWDGRDVANTAYVRQFTGGAGTWFGAVVANWLILKYRNEPLDFSDSRNKIIDEEGNESFRKFSLRTSWSVALVDDKDMGYYLRDETGQASNFNVRMTAFWRKHTNWDITRSEEELSPGKVRSGVNERLIRLAEIYLQYAECQIKLGNVDEALVYINRVRRRSGVQLLGLNGTGEFPANDHDNKMYDEQTLMEHLMYTELPLELSAEGDGNRNIDLRRWGVKAQRFQELAQKRYTADHYELLDEKGEKVTRWASIVKELPAGDPDIDENWNEFQEAAANYNPALHAYWPLPNTEIISNPQLGN, from the coding sequence ATGAAAACAACGATAACAAAACGGCTACTTTTTATACTGGCACCTATGTTGGCAATTTTGGGCTGTTCAGATGATTTTCTGGAACAGACCAATCCAAATCAAATTTCTACAGAAACTTTTTGGAAGGATAATAAAGATTTAGAGCAAGGGCTTATTGCTACGTACAAAGGTTTTGCCAATGCCAATACAATAAATTTAGTAGGCGAACTTGCAAGAACGGATTTAGCATGGTCCAGTGGATACCAACGCCCTAATAATACAAATGAGTATTACTTACAGGTTTTTAATGATGCATCTTCTGTGCCTAATAATAAGTGGAGCGCAAACTACACTGCAATTTTTAGAGCTAATCAAGTTATTGAAGCAGCAGCTGCTTTAGAAGAAACCTACACCACGGAAAAAGAGAAAGAAGATGGGCTGATTATTCTAGCACAAGCGCGGTTCTTAAGGGGGTACATGTATTTTAATCTTTACAATTCTTATAATGGGGGTGCAGTGCCCATTTATGATTTTGTACCTATAGAAGAAAGTGAGTTTTATCAATCGGTATCATCTGCTGAAGATGTTAAGAATTTTTATATAGAAGATTTATTATTCGCCGCAGATAATTTACCTATAAAATGGGAAGGTAATGACCAAGGGAGAGTAACGGCAGGTGCTGCTATTGCAGTCTTGGGACAGTCCTTCTTATATGAAGGTGATTATGAAGGAGCCTCTGTGCTTTTTAAAAGTTTGATAGATAATTTTGGATATTCTTTAACCCCGAACATCGGGAGTAATTTCACCACCATGGACGAGTTCAATGAAGAATCTATTCTAGAAGTAGGTTATTCTTTAGAATTTAAAAATGAATTAGGTCCTTGGGATGGTAGAGACGTTGCAAATACAGCATACGTTAGACAATTCACTGGTGGAGCTGGTACATGGTTTGGAGCAGTAGTTGCTAACTGGTTGATTTTAAAATATAGAAATGAGCCCTTAGATTTTTCTGATTCAAGAAACAAGATTATAGATGAAGAGGGTAATGAAAGTTTTAGAAAATTCAGTCTAAGAACATCATGGTCCGTAGCCTTAGTTGATGATAAGGATATGGGATACTACTTAAGAGATGAAACTGGGCAGGCTTCAAACTTTAATGTTCGTATGACTGCTTTTTGGAGAAAACACACCAATTGGGACATTACACGATCAGAAGAAGAATTATCTCCAGGAAAAGTTAGATCAGGTGTGAACGAGCGTTTAATTCGTTTGGCTGAAATTTATCTGCAGTATGCAGAATGCCAAATAAAATTAGGTAATGTAGACGAAGCTTTGGTCTACATTAATAGAGTACGAAGAAGATCGGGTGTTCAGTTGTTAGGCCTGAACGGTACGGGTGAATTTCCGGCCAATGACCATGACAATAAGATGTACGATGAACAAACGTTAATGGAACATTTAATGTATACAGAGTTGCCATTGGAGCTTTCGGCAGAAGGAGATGGTAACCGTAATATTGACCTTAGAAGGTGGGGCGTAAAAGCACAACGCTTTCAAGAGCTTGCTCAAAAGAGATATACTGCTGATCATTATGAACTATTAGATGAAAAGGGTGAAAAAGTAACCAGATGGGCTTCAATAGTAAAAGAACTTCCTGCTGGAGACCCAGATATTGATGAGAATTGGAATGAATTTCAAGAAGCAGCGGCGAACTATAATCCAGCATTGCATGCCTATTGGCCTTTGCCTAATACAGAAATTATATCTAACCCGCAGTTGGGTAATTAA
- a CDS encoding DnaJ C-terminal domain-containing protein gives MDYIDYYKVLGVTKSATEKDIKKAYRKMARKYHPDVNPNDSAAEKKFKEINEANEVLGNVENRKKYDQYGKDWMHAEQFEKAKAQHGSRGGGQQYGQDFGGGDFSDFFESMFGGGGGFSQRGGQQTRFRGQDLNAQLRLNLRDAFTTQKQTLTVNGKNIRLTIPAGIENGQTIKIPGHGGPGRNNGPKGDLFLKFIIDNNTSFKRDGNNLYKDVDVDLYTAILGGEITVDTFDGKAKLKIKPETQSGTKVKLKGKGFPIYKKEGQFGDLYITYNIQTPTNLSDKEKVLFTQLASLKN, from the coding sequence ATGGATTATATAGATTATTACAAAGTATTAGGCGTAACTAAAAGTGCTACTGAAAAGGATATTAAAAAGGCATATAGGAAAATGGCACGAAAGTATCATCCAGATGTAAATCCTAATGATAGTGCGGCCGAGAAAAAATTTAAAGAGATAAATGAAGCCAATGAGGTTTTAGGTAATGTTGAAAACCGAAAAAAATACGACCAGTATGGAAAAGACTGGATGCATGCGGAACAGTTCGAGAAAGCAAAAGCGCAACACGGTTCACGAGGTGGTGGCCAGCAGTACGGTCAAGATTTTGGAGGTGGCGATTTTTCCGATTTCTTTGAATCTATGTTTGGTGGCGGAGGTGGTTTTTCGCAAAGAGGTGGGCAGCAGACTAGGTTTAGAGGGCAAGACCTCAATGCCCAGTTGCGCTTAAACCTTCGTGATGCCTTTACAACCCAAAAACAAACCTTAACTGTTAATGGCAAGAATATTAGACTTACCATACCGGCAGGAATCGAAAATGGACAGACCATAAAAATACCAGGTCATGGTGGGCCGGGTCGAAATAATGGCCCCAAAGGCGACCTGTTTTTAAAGTTTATTATTGATAATAATACGTCATTTAAAAGAGACGGAAACAACTTGTATAAGGATGTTGACGTTGATTTGTATACTGCAATTTTAGGGGGTGAAATTACAGTTGATACTTTTGATGGAAAAGCAAAACTTAAAATTAAACCAGAAACCCAAAGTGGCACCAAGGTGAAATTAAAAGGTAAAGGATTTCCTATTTATAAAAAGGAAGGCCAGTTCGGAGACCTTTATATCACTTATAACATTCAAACCCCTACCAATTTATCTGATAAAGAGAAAGTACTATTCACACAATTAGCATCCCTTAAAAACTAA
- a CDS encoding sulfatase family protein, which produces MKIKYILPALVLIINVACKGQEQTNQKPPNIVWIVSEDNSKHYLKLFDKNGIETPNIEALAKHGVQFNRVFSNAPVCSVARSTIISGCYAPRTGAQFHRRTELVPMPDSLRMFPAYLRDAGYYTVNNSKEDYNFEKSDKVWNESSSKGTWKNRQQDQPFFYVHNIGTTHESRLHFPESDMKDAPTTANIDEYTVQPNHPDTELFRYTNARYRDKMVEMDNQLGEVVKALEADGQLENTFIFYYGDHGGVLPGSKGYLYETGLHVPMVVRIPENYKDIIDLKIGSQTDRFVSFIDLAPTVLNLAGVQVPGQIDGKPVFGNGVDVKKLDKENVAYGYADRFDEKYDMVRSVRKGKYKYIRSYNPYNFDGLMNNYRYQQAAYREWKEMYEDGKLNELQSAFFKSRAPEMLFDVENDPYETINLANDSNFGTTLKEMRGLLNEWVSGMPDLSFYPEFYLVQNAFDNPVEFGRAHKKDIKNYIKTANLMLQDTAIAQTELKKQLRSTDPWQRYWALIVCSSFGDKVNALTPVIKEIAKNDKEGINRVKAAEFLGLTKAANPAPAMLEALYTAQYETEALLILNSIVLLNSSNYGYKFSIEENKINPDFRTEKSEVTRRLEFLNTQVH; this is translated from the coding sequence ATGAAAATTAAGTATATACTACCCGCCTTAGTTTTAATAATCAACGTGGCGTGCAAAGGGCAAGAGCAAACAAATCAAAAACCACCTAACATTGTTTGGATTGTTTCAGAGGATAACTCAAAGCATTATCTAAAATTATTTGATAAAAACGGAATTGAAACGCCCAATATAGAGGCTCTGGCAAAACACGGTGTTCAATTTAATCGGGTATTTTCTAATGCTCCGGTTTGTAGTGTAGCGCGATCAACTATTATCTCCGGTTGTTATGCGCCACGCACGGGAGCACAATTTCACAGACGTACAGAATTAGTGCCTATGCCAGACTCCTTGCGTATGTTTCCGGCATATTTGCGTGATGCTGGGTATTACACCGTAAACAATAGTAAAGAAGATTATAATTTTGAAAAAAGTGATAAGGTTTGGAATGAATCTTCTTCAAAAGGCACTTGGAAAAACCGTCAACAAGATCAACCTTTTTTCTATGTGCATAATATAGGAACTACGCATGAATCTCGACTTCACTTTCCCGAAAGTGATATGAAGGATGCACCTACTACAGCAAATATTGATGAATATACAGTTCAGCCTAATCACCCGGACACAGAACTTTTTCGCTATACAAATGCCCGTTATCGTGATAAAATGGTTGAAATGGATAACCAGTTAGGTGAAGTAGTTAAAGCTCTTGAAGCTGATGGTCAATTGGAAAATACATTTATTTTTTATTACGGTGATCACGGTGGAGTACTCCCTGGTAGTAAGGGGTATTTGTATGAAACTGGACTTCATGTACCTATGGTTGTTAGGATTCCTGAGAATTATAAAGATATAATTGACTTAAAAATAGGAAGTCAGACAGACCGTTTTGTGAGTTTTATAGATTTGGCACCAACCGTATTGAATTTAGCAGGTGTGCAAGTACCCGGGCAGATAGATGGTAAACCCGTTTTTGGAAATGGTGTAGATGTCAAAAAATTAGATAAAGAAAACGTGGCTTATGGTTACGCAGACCGTTTTGATGAAAAGTATGATATGGTGCGTTCTGTTCGCAAAGGGAAGTACAAATACATAAGAAGTTATAACCCGTATAATTTTGATGGGTTAATGAACAACTATCGTTACCAACAAGCTGCCTATAGGGAGTGGAAAGAAATGTACGAAGACGGGAAGCTGAACGAGCTGCAATCGGCATTCTTCAAATCACGTGCTCCAGAAATGCTATTTGATGTAGAAAATGACCCATACGAAACTATAAACTTGGCAAATGATTCCAATTTTGGAACCACTCTTAAAGAGATGCGTGGTCTTTTGAACGAATGGGTTTCAGGAATGCCAGACCTTTCTTTTTATCCTGAGTTTTATTTAGTGCAAAATGCTTTTGATAACCCTGTAGAATTTGGAAGAGCTCATAAAAAGGATATTAAAAACTATATAAAAACCGCCAATTTAATGTTGCAAGACACAGCAATAGCCCAGACGGAATTAAAAAAACAGCTACGGTCTACGGACCCATGGCAGCGCTACTGGGCATTAATTGTGTGTAGCAGTTTTGGCGACAAGGTAAATGCGTTGACGCCGGTTATTAAGGAAATTGCTAAAAATGATAAAGAAGGTATTAATAGGGTAAAAGCAGCTGAATTTTTAGGATTGACCAAAGCGGCAAATCCTGCACCTGCTATGCTTGAAGCCCTGTACACTGCACAGTATGAAACGGAAGCATTATTAATTTTAAATTCTATAGTACTTCTGAATTCTAGCAATTATGGGTATAAATTTTCTATAGAAGAGAATAAAATCAACCCTGATTTTAGAACAGAGAAGTCAGAAGTTACTCGTCGGCTTGAATTTTTGAATACGCAGGTACACTAG
- a CDS encoding family 16 glycosylhydrolase, translating to MYLNHLKLFLCCALLYSCGTSSKFDNSAELPVDGEKKEEQEIESEAAEEVVKEVVDWKDIPVPADAGVGMIWEFQEISDDFEYNAPGDNKGDEFFDKWDDFYHNGWAGPGLTEWKRELSYVANGHLQMWATRKPSSNKINMGCITSKTRVVYPVYIEARAKVMNSTLASDVWLLSPDDTQEIDILEAYGADYSESAQKEQSYFSKKIHISHHVFIREPFQDYQPKDAGTWFEDGTVWNQDFHTYGVYWKNPWYLEYYIDGVLVRTVSGKDIIDPKHFTNTTDPGNTEVDTRTGLSKEMDIIINTEDQTWRSSPASGLQSETRTPTDNELSNIENNTFKVDWIRIYKPLKQ from the coding sequence ATGTACTTAAACCACCTTAAGTTGTTCTTATGTTGTGCCTTGTTGTATAGTTGTGGCACTAGTTCAAAATTTGACAATTCAGCAGAGTTGCCCGTTGATGGCGAAAAAAAAGAAGAACAGGAAATAGAGTCTGAAGCCGCAGAAGAAGTGGTCAAAGAAGTAGTGGACTGGAAAGATATTCCCGTGCCTGCAGATGCCGGTGTTGGTATGATTTGGGAATTTCAAGAAATCTCCGATGACTTTGAGTACAATGCTCCAGGCGATAATAAGGGAGATGAATTTTTTGATAAATGGGATGACTTTTATCATAATGGGTGGGCGGGCCCCGGACTAACAGAATGGAAAAGGGAGCTTTCTTATGTTGCAAATGGTCATTTACAGATGTGGGCAACAAGAAAACCCAGTTCCAATAAAATTAACATGGGGTGTATTACATCAAAGACCAGGGTAGTTTACCCTGTTTATATAGAAGCAAGGGCAAAAGTTATGAACTCTACTTTAGCCTCGGACGTTTGGCTTTTGAGCCCGGATGATACTCAAGAAATAGATATTCTAGAGGCCTACGGGGCGGATTATTCAGAAAGTGCACAAAAGGAACAATCCTATTTTTCTAAAAAGATACACATTAGTCACCATGTATTCATCAGGGAACCTTTTCAGGACTATCAACCCAAAGATGCGGGAACTTGGTTTGAGGATGGCACAGTATGGAATCAAGACTTTCATACGTACGGCGTGTATTGGAAAAACCCGTGGTACTTAGAATATTATATAGACGGAGTATTAGTGCGCACCGTTTCTGGAAAAGATATCATAGACCCAAAACACTTTACCAATACAACAGACCCCGGAAATACAGAAGTAGATACCCGTACAGGCCTCAGTAAAGAAATGGATATCATTATCAATACGGAAGATCAAACGTGGAGATCATCCCCAGCATCTGGACTTCAGTCTGAAACGCGTACGCCTACGGATAATGAGCTTTCTAATATAGAAAATAATACATTTAAAGTAGATTGGATAAGAATCTATAAACCTTTAAAGCAATAG